A window of Mycolicibacterium madagascariense genomic DNA:
TGCTCGACTTCCCGCTGATGACCGACATGCGCGAACCGCTCACCGCGGAGTTCCACCGGGCCCGCGGCCGCGCCGACCTGCTGCGTCCCGCCAATGCCGACGACATCGCCGGTGACCGCGACGCGCAGCTGGAGTACCGCGACGCCGTGCACGACTACGTGACGGCCTTCGACATCGCCGAGTCCGAGGCGATCCGTCGCCGGCGCAGCGACTTCTCGACCGAGGCACAGGAGCGTTTGGAGCGCGCCCAGCGGCTGCTCCGGGTGGCCGAGGACGACGCCGCGACACCCGACGAGCGACGCAGCGCGTACTCCAAGGCGCGGCACGAGCTCGACGGGCTCGTCGTGCTGCCCGCGGTGACCCGGGCGTCGATCGAACGCCGCATCGCGGGCGAGCTGGAGGCGTGACGGGCCCGCGAGACTGAACCTCGCGACGCAATCGCGCGTATTTCGTCGCGGGATTCAGTCTCGGGCGAGGGCATAGCGCTGCAGCGTCGGCGCCAGCGAGTCGATCAGCTCGGCGCGGGTCATGGCGACGACCGGTGGCAACCGCAGCACGAACCGGCAGAGCGCCATTCCGAGCACCTGGGTGCCGATCAGGCCGGCGCGTCGGGCTGCGTCGTCCGGCACGATCTTCGCGATGGCGGGCAGCAGCTGGCCCGCGAAGATGTCCGTCATGCGTTGCGCCGCTTCGGCATTGGTGGTGGCCGAGCGCAACAGGACGACGAGCGCGTCGTCCTCCTCCCAGCGGTCGAGGAAGTGCTCGACGATCGCGCGGCCGAGGTGTGACGGCTCGACGTCGGAGAGGTCGGGGAAGCGCAGGTCGAATTCGGCGGCAGCGGCGAACAGCTGATCCTTGCTGCCGAAGTAGCGCATGACCATCGACGGGTCGATGTTCGCGTCGGCGGCAATGGCCCGGATCGTCGCGCCGGCGTAGCCGGACTCCGCGAACCGTTCGCGCGCCGCGGTGAGGATGACCGCCCGCGTCCGATCGGCCTTGGTGCCCATGCCAACCACCTTATGCCAACGTCTGTTGACTTTTCCGCCAGGCGCGCGCAGGCTACAAAAGTCAACACGCGTTGGCATCAATGCGAAGGAGAATCCCGTGACCGACACCGACGTACTCATCGTGGGCGCCGGGCCCACCGGCCTGACGTTGGCCGCGGCGTTGCTGCTGCAGGGCGTCTCGGTGACGCTCGTGGACCGTCAGGCCGAGGGGGCCAACACCTCCCGCGCGGCGGGTGTGAACGCGCGAAGCCTGGAGGTCCTCGACCGCATCGACGTGACGCGTCGGCTGGTCAAGGAGGGTGTCGAAGCGCCGCGGTTCACGATCCGCGACCGCGCCGCGACCCTGCTGACGGTCGACTTCAGCGGGCTGGCGACCGATTATCCGTTCACCCTGCTCGTGCCCCAGTCGACGACCGAGCGGCTGTTGCTCGAGCGCGTGCGTGAACTCGGGGGCGACGTGATCCGGCCCAAGACCCTCGTGACCGTCGCCCAGGACGCCGCGCGGGTCACCGCGACGTTCGACGACGGCGACACCGTCTCCGCGCGCTACCTCGTCGGCGCCGACGGCATGCACAGCACCGTCCGCACGCAGGCGGGCATCGGCTTCACCGGCGGGGCCTACGAGCACGAGTTCGTCCTCGCCGACGCGCGGCTGCGCGGGGACGCGCCCACCGACGAAGTTCGCCTGTTCTGGGCCAGCGAAGGGCTGACCGTCGTCGCCCCCCTGCCCGACGGAGCGTTCCGCATCGTCGCCCCGATGGACGGCGCGCCCGAGCACCCCTCGGCGGACCTCGTGCAGCGGCTCCTCGACGACAGGGGGCCCGGCGGCCTCGTGGTCACCGACGTCGTGTGGTCATCCCGGTTCCGCATCCATCACCGCGTCGCCGATGACTACCGGGCGGGGCGCGTCCTGCTGGCGGGCGACGCCGCGCACGTCCACAGCCCCGCGGGCGGGCAGGGCATGAACCTCGGCATTCAGGACGCGATCGCCCTGGCCGATGCGCTGGCCGCGGTACTCGACGGCGCCCCCGACACCCGGCTCGACGACTACGCGGCCACCCGACGCCCCATCGCCGAGCAGGTCGTCGCCCTGACCGACCGGCTGACCAGGCTCGCCACCATTCCCCGCAGCCTGCGTCCGCTGCGAAATGCCTTGCTGGGCTTGGTCGGTCGCATGCCAGCGCTGACGCGGGCTTTGGCGGCACGGCTGTCGGGGTTGGTCTACCGCTGAAGCGGGAACCATGGGGGCATGGGCAGGGCGCGGCTGCGCCAGGTCATCCCACCGAAGGGCTAGCAATGCCGATGCAGACCGTCGAGGCCGACTACCTGGTGGTGGGGGCCGGCGCCATGGGCATGGCGTTCGTCGACACCGTGCTCACCGAGTCCGACGCGACCATCGTCATCGTCGACCGCAACGATCAGCCCGGCGGCCACTGGCTCACCGCCTACCCCTTCGTGCGGCTGCACCAGCCGTCGGCCTACTACGGGGTGAACTCGCGCCCGCTCGGTGCCGACACCATCGACGCGAACGGTTGGAACGCCGGGTTCTACGAACTGGCCGGCGCCGGGGAGATCTGCGCGTACTTCGACGCCGTCATGCGCCAGCAGTTCCTGCCGTCGGGGCGGGTCACCTTCTACCCGATGAGCGAATACCTCGGCGACGGCCGGATCCGCACACTGAACGGCGACGAGGTCGTGGTGAACGTGCGCAAGCGTACGGTCGATGCCACCTATCTCGGGGTCGTCGTCCCCTCGATGCGCCCGCCCGCCTACGACGTCGCGCCTGGCGTCGACTGCATCCCCCCAAATGGCTTGCCCAAGAAGCCCTTTCGCGATCAGTACGTCATCGTCGGCGCGGGCAAGACCGCGTTCGACAGCTGCCTATGGCTGCTGCGCCACGGCATCTCGCCCGACCGGGTGACGTGGATCCGACCGCGCGACAGCTGGCTGCTCGACCGCGCCGCGATCCAACCCGGCATGGTGTTCGCCGAACGCGTCATCTCCGACTTCGCCGCGCAGATGAGGGCGGTGCTCAAGGCCACCTCGACCGACGACCTCTTCGCCCGGCTCGCCGGCGCCGGGTGCCTGCTGCGCATCGACGAGTCGGTGGAGCCCACGATGTACCGCTGCGCCATCGTCTCCGAACTCGAACTGGCCCAGCTGCGGCGGATCGAGGACGTCGTCAGGATGGGCCACGTCGAGGCCATCGAACCGGGTCGCATCGTCCTGGAGCAGGGCAGCGTCGAGACCAGGCCCGACGCGCTCTACGTCGACTGCACCGGCGACGGGCTCGGCAAGCGCCCGCCCGTCGACGTCTTCCAGGCGGGCCACCTCGTGCTGCAGCCCGTGCGGACCTGTCAGCCCGCGTTCAGTGCCGCGGTCATCGGGCACGTCGAGGTCACCAAGACCGACGACGCCGAGCGCAACGCCTACTGCCGACCGGTGCCCCACCCGACGGTCCCCCTCGACTGGCTGACCATGACAAGGACGTTCCACGCCAATCAGCTGCACTGGTTCGCCGATGCCGAGATGATGGCGTGGCTCAGCGGCGCCCGGCTGAACGTCGTCAGCCACCTCAGCAGCCGCACGCCGACGCCGGCGGACATGATCCCGCTCTCGGAGCGCCTGTCCGCGGTCAACGAGAAGATCGACGCGTTGCTCGGCGCCTGACGCGTCAGGCCAGCGAGTCGACCCAGGCGCGGTGCAGCGCGGCGTATCTGCCACCGCCGAGGATCAACTCGTCGGGGCGCCCGTCCTCCACGACGCGCCCGTGCTCGAGCACCAGGACTCGGTCGGCGATCTCGACCGTCGAGAGGCGGTGCGCGATCACCACCGCGGTGCGATCGGCGAGAACGGTGGCCAGTGCCCGCTGCACCAGCCGCTCGCTGGGGATGTCGAGTGACGAGGTCGCCTCGTCGAGGATCAGCACCGCCGGATCGGCGAGGAACGCCCGCGCGAACGCGATCAGCTGCCGCTGCCCCGCCGACAGCCGGCCGCCTCGCTTGGCGACGTCGGTGTCGTACCCGTCGACGAGCGCGCCGATGAACCGGTCTGCGCCAACGGCTTCGGCCGCCGCCCGCACCTCGGCGTCCGTCGCGTCGGGGCGGCCGAACCGGATGTTGTCGGCGATGCTGCCGACGAACATGAAGTTCTCCTGGGTCACCATCACCACGTGCTTGCGCAGGTCGGCCTGCGACAGCTCGCGCAGGTCGACGCCGTCGAGTGTGACCGACCCGGAAGTGGGGTCGTAGAACCGCGCGATCAGCTTGGCGATCGTGGTCTTGCCCGCACCGGTCGTGCCGACCAGGGCGACGGTCTGCCCCGCCGGAATGTGCAGGTCCAACCCCGGCAGCACCGGCCGGTCGGGCACGTAGCCGAACTCGACGTGGCGAAAGGCGATGTCGCCGTTGACCTTCGGTAGCTCGACGGGGTGTCGCGGATCCTGGATGCCGGGCGCCTCGGCCAGCACGCCCGCGATCTTCTCCAGCGCGGCGGCCGCCGACTGGAACGTGTTGAAGAACTGCGAGATCTCCTGCATGGGTTCGAAGAAGATCCGCAGGTACAGCAGGAACGCGGTGAGCGTGCCCAGCGTCATCTCACCATGCAGCACGCGGTAACCGCCGTAGAGCACGACCCCTCCGGTCGCGACGTTGCCGACCAGTCGGACCGACGGCATGAAGACCGCCAGCAGTTTGAACGCCCGCTCGTTGATGTTCTTGTAGTCGTCGGCGACGTCGGTGAAGATCTGCTGGTTGCGCAGTTCGCGACGGTAGGCCTGCACGGCCTTGATGCCGGTCATGGTCTCCACGAACTGCACGATCACGAGGGCCGCGCTCTCGCGCACCTTCTTGTACGTGCGCGCCGACTGGGTCCGGAACCACCACACCAGCAGCACCAGGATGGGGAACGCACAGAGGCACAGCAACCCCAGTCGCAGGTCGAGGACGACGAGCAGGACGGCGGTGCCGACGAGGGTCAGGATCGCCGTGATGAGACCGTCGAAACCCGTCTCCAGCATGTCCTGAATGGCTTCGACGTCGTTCGTCGAGCGCGCCACCACACGGCCCGACGTGTAACGGTCGTGGAACGCCACGTCGAGTCGCTGGAAGTGCCGGAAGATCCTGCGGCGCAACGTCAGCAGCACCTCTTGACCGATCCGCCCCGAGCGCCGCAGGAAGAACATCCGGCTCGTCGCCTGCACGACGACCACGCCGCACAGCGCGGCGACGATCAGCAGCAGCTCGCGGGCCGAGCCGCCGTCGACGATCGGCGGAATGCCGTGGTCGATGCCGCGCTGCACCAGCAGCGGCACCGAGAGGCGGGCCGCGTTCTCCACGACGATCACGATCGTCAGCAGCGCCACCAGCCCGGCGTACGGGCGCAACAACCCGCCCAGCAGCACGCGCGCCTCCCGGCGGCGGGAGATCGACTCGTCGATCGGCAGGTCGTCGTCGTCGTTGGTGACCGCGCGCCCGCGCCAGTCCGTGGTGCTCACCGGCTCTCCAGATACAGATGGTCGAGACGGTCGCGCTCGTCGTCCTCTTCCCATTCGGGATCGCGCTCCGCGCCGTCGTCGAGTTCGTCGTCGGCGGCGAGCAGGTAGCGGTAGGCGGGAGCGTCGTCGAGCAGCTCGGCGTGCGTGCCCACGCGCGTGATGGTGCCGTCCTGCAGCAGCGCCACGCGGTCGGCCAGCAGCACCGTCGACGCGCGGTTGGCGACGATCACGCCGGTCACCCTCCTGCGCTGCGTGCCCGCCTCCCGCCTGCCCAGCACCCGGCTCAGCGCCTCGGTCACGGCGGCCTCGGTGTGCACGTCCAGTGCGGACAGCGTGTCGTCGAGCACCAGGATCGACGGCGCCGCGAGCAGCGCCCGCGCCAGCGAAAGTCGTTGGCGCTGACCGCCCGACAGGCTCATCCCCTGCTCGCCGATCCGCGTGTCGAGACCGAACGGCAGGTCGTAGACGAAGTCGGCGGCCGCGACGTCGACGGCCTCGGCCAGCTCGGCATCGGTGGCGGGGTCCTCGGGCCCGCGGCCCAGGCGCAGGTTCTCGGCCACCGACATCGAGAACAGCGTCGGGTCCTCGAACGCGGTCGCCACCGCCTTGCGCAGCGCGGGCAAGCTCAGGTCGCGAATGTCCCTGCCGTCGACCAAGATCGAGCCCTCGGTGACGTCGTAGAGCCGCGACAGCAGCGCGACGAGCGCCGACTTGCCCGACCCCGTCGCACCGACCAACGCCAGCGTCTCCCCGGCTTCGACGGTGAGATTCAGATGCCTCAGCACCCACTTCTCGCTGTCGGGGAACCGGAACCCGACGTCGCGGAGTTCGAGCCGGCCGCCGCGCGGCGTCACGCGCTCGGGTCCGTCGCCGATCTCCCGTGGCGCGTCGAAGATCTCGACGACGCGGTTGGCGGCCGTCATCGCCTCCTGGGTCATCGACAGGAGGAAGCCGAGTGAGGCGATGGGCCACACCAGCGACAGCATCATCGTGATGAACGCGACGAGCGTGCCCATCGTCACCAGGCCGTGGCCCGCGGCGTAGGCGCCGAGGCCCAGCACGATGATGAGGCTGCCGCTGGGGATGGCCTCCAGCAGCGTCCAGAACTTCGCCTGCACGCCGACCTTGCCCACCTCGGTGTCGAACAGTGCGGTGGCGCGCTCGTCGAAACGTTCGTAGGCATACCCCTCGCGGCCGAACGCCTTGACCACGCGCAGTCCGAGCGCCTGCTCCTCGACGTGGGTGGCGACGTTGCCGGACTGGTCCTGCGCGGCGCGCGAGAGCTTGGTGAACTGCCGTTGGAAGTGCAGCACGGTCGCGGTGATCGGCACGATCGACACCACCACCACGACACCGAGCGGCCAGTACATCGCCAGCAGGATCCCGGTCACCGCGATGATCTGAATGATGTTGAGCAACAAGAACAACAGGCCGAACGAGAGGAACATGCGAATGGTGCTCAGGTCGTTCATCACCCGCGACAGCAGCTGCCCGGACTGCCAGCGGCCGTGGAACGACATCGGCAAGATCTGCAGCCGCGCATAGAGATCCTTGCGAATGTCGGCCTCGACGCCCATCGTGGCGCGGGCCACCAGCCAGCGGCGCACGAACCACAGCACGGCCTCCGACACCAGCACCGCCATCGCGGCCGAGCCGAGCAGCCACAGGTGCCGCTGGTCCTGGTGGCGTACGGGCCCGTCGATGACGGCTCTGGTCATCAGCGGAATGGCCACCGTCGCCACCAGACTGAGCAGCGCGGCGACGAGCATGGCCGTCCACCGGACCCGGTAGGGCTTGAGGTAGGGCAGCAGCCGCAGGAGGTCCGACGACGACCGGACGCGACGCGGCGGCGGCGCGAGCGACGGCTCGGACCGCAGACCGGGAGCCGTCATGCCGCCGCCTCGTCGTCGCGGAACTGGGTCTCGTACAGCGTCGTGTACCGCCCGCCCCTGGCGAGCAGTTGGGCGTGGGTGCCGCGCTCCACGATGCGGCCGTCCTCGACGACGAGGATGACGTCGGCCGCGCGGATGGTCGACAACCGGTGCGCGATCACGATCGACGTGCGACCGGCCAGCGCCTCGGTGAGGGCCTGCTGCACGGCCGCCTCGGATTCGGAGTCCAGCGACGCCGTCGCCTCGTCGAGCACGACGACGCGCGAGGAGCCGAGCAGCAGACGCGCGATGGTCAGCCGCTGGCGCTGACCGCCCGACAGGCGATATCCGCGCTCGCCGACGACGGTGTCGAGACCGTCGGGCATGTCGGCGACGACGTCGGCGAGCCGCGACCGGCGCAGGGCGTCCCACAGTTCGTCGTCCGACGCGCCGGGCGCGGCCAGGGTCAGGTTGGCCCGGATCGACTCGTGGAAGAGGTGACCGTCCTGGGTCACCACGCCGACGGTCTCCTTCAGCGAGGCGAACGTGACGTCGCGAACGTCGGTGCCGGACAACCGGACCGAACCGGAGTCGACGTCGTAGAGCCGCGCTACCAGGGAGGCGATGGTCGACTTGCCCGCACCGGAGGACCCCACCAGCGCGACCATCTGACCCGGCTGAGCCGTGAACGAAATGCCATGCAGCACTTCGTCACCGCCGCGGTCGTCGAGCACCGCGACCTCCTCCAGCGAGGCCAGCGACACCTTGTCCGCCGCGGGGTAGGAGAAGCGCACGTCGTCGAACTCGACGCTCACCGGACCCGTGGGCACCGCGACCGCGTCGTCGTCCTCCAGAATGAGCGGCACCAGGTCGAGCACCTCGAACACCCGCTCGAAACTGACCAGCGCGCTGGCGATTTCGACGTGCGCGTTGGCCAGCGCGGTCAGCGGCGCATACAGCCGGGTGAGCAGCAGTGCCAGCGAGACGATCGCGCCCGCCTGCAGGTGCCCCCCGATCGCGAGGACGCCGCCGAGGCCGTACACCAGCGCGAGCGCCAACGACGACATCAGCGTCAGCGAGTTCATGAAGGTGGCCTGCAGCATCGAGGTGCGCACGCCGATGTCGCGAACCCGGCCCGCTCGGGCCGCGAACTCACTCGATTCGCGCGCGGGATGGCCGAACAGCTTGATCAGGGTCGCGCCGGGAGCCGAGAACCGTTCCGTCATCTGGGTATTCATCGTCGCGTTGTAGATCGCGCTCTCGCGGCTCAGCTCGGCCATGCTGCGGCCGATGCGCCGGGCGGGCAGCAGGAACAGCGGCGTCAACACCAGTGACAGCACGGTGATCTGCCACGAGATGCCGAGCATGACGCCGAGCGTGAGCCCCAGCGTGACGAGATTGGACACGACGCCGGACAGCGTGTCGGAGAACGCGCGCTGCGCACCCATCACGTCGTTGCCCAACCTGCTGACGAGTGCGCCGGTCCTGGTCCTGGTGAAGAACGCCACCGGCATCCGCTGCACGTGGTCGAACACCGCGGTGCGCAGGTCGAGGATCATGCCCTCGCCGATCTGCGAGGACTGCCACCGGGTCAGCAGCCCGGTCGCGGCCTCGGCCAGGGCGACCGCGGCGATGACGGCGGCCAGCAGGACCACCGTGGTCGGCGTCCCGCCGTGCACGATCGCGTCGACCACCCGGCCCGCCAGGACCGGCGTCGACACCGCGAGCACGGCGCCCACCACGCTCACCGCGACGAACGCCCCGATGCGCCGGTGGTGTCTGGCCGAGAACGTCCAGATGCGCTGGAGCAGGGCACGGTTTGCCAGCGCGCGGAGGTCACCCCCGCGCGCGTTCCGCTGCCGGTACAGCGCCCGGCTCGCCGCGTATTCCATGCTCATGTCATCACCGTAGAACCTCAACAATTGATGAGGTCAATTCATTACCCTGCGATACCCTGCGATTCGCAGGTTGCTGCGTTGCGCTTAGCGCTCCTGAATGCACACAACCCGGGCGATCTAAACGATGCCGAAGTAGCCAATCACGCCGGCGATGGCCACGACGACGAGTGGATTGATCGACGTGCGGACGAAGATCACCGTGCAGACCGCCGTCAGCAGATACGTCCGCCAGTCGTGGTCGGCGGCCCTGCTCATCACCAGTGCCGACGCCAGGATCAGCCCCACGGTCAGCGGCGCGAGCCCCTTCTCGACGGCGAGCCGCCACCGGCTTTGCTCGGCCCGCTGCCAGAACAGCGTGATGGCGTACACCAGCGACGCGGCGGGCACCACCATCGCGACCGTGGCGATCACGCCGCCGAGGATCCCGCCGAGCACGCCGCCGACGGGCAGCCCCGCCGCGTAGCCGACCATCCCGACGATCAGGATGCTCGGCCCCGGCGTGGTCTGCGAGATGGAGAACAGGTCGGCGAACTGGCCGTCGGTCAGCCACCGATGCTGGTGGACCGCGCGCAGGTGCATCTCCGGCAACACCGCATTGCCCCCGCCGAAGGACATCAGCGACAGCGAACCGAACAGCACGACCAGCTGCAGATACGTGCTCACTGTTCGGCCTGCTCGGTACGTCGGCGCGGCCACGCCCAGATCAGGCCGAGCGGCGCCACGATGGCCAGCGTCAGGAGCAGCGGCCACCGCAGCACGCCGTTGAGCACGAACGCCGTGGCGAACAGCGCGATCGGCACCACCCCGGTCAGGCACTTCCTGCCGGTCTGGATCACCATCGTCAGCGTCATCGCCACGGCGGCCGCCGACGCCCCGTGCAGCACGCCCTTGACGGCGGGGACCTCCTTGAACGTGAAGTACAGCCACGCCAGCGCCAGCACGATCACCAACGGCACCAGGCAAAGACCGATGAGTGCGGCGATCGCGCCCGGCACGGCCCGCATCTTCGTGCCGGCGAACACGGCCATGTTCACCTGGTTGGCGCCGGGCAGGATTCGGCACATCGTCATCGCCGACAGGAACTCCGCCTCACCGAGCCACTGCTTCTCGACGACGAGGACCTCGCGCGACCACGCCGAGAGCCCGCCGCCGAACGACGCCAGCGCGATGTGGTTGAACGTGACGGCCAGCTCGACGAGGGAGACCCGCTCCGGCTCCGTCACTCGTGGACGAGTTCGGGATCGTGCGGGAAGTCGTCCTCCTCGTGGCCGATGGAGTCCAGCGGATCGGGCGGCGCGTAGGCGTGCGACTGCGCCCAGTCCTCCTCGAACGTCGCCCCGAGCCGCGCGACGACGGCCGGGTCGTCGATCGTGATGCCCAGCTCGCGACGCAGGTCGAAGGCGCTGCGGTCGATGTTCATGGAACCCACCAGCGCGCGCTGGCCGTCGACGATGAGCAGTTTCGCGTGCACCCTGAGGTTCTTCTGCTTGTGCACCTTGGCGCCGAAGCGCCGCAGCGTGCGCAGCGAGGCGAACGTGTCGAGGACGTCCCACTCGCTGATGCCGTGCTTGCCGCCACACAGCACGTGCACCTTCACGCCGCGCTCGATCGCGGCCGCCAGGTGGTCGGTGATGACGGCGTCGACGAACTTGGGGTGCTGAACGTCGATGCGGTGCACCGCGGTGTCGATGAAGCGGGCCATGTGAAAGCGCGAATTGGAGTTGCTCCACAGCAGACCCCGATACGCCGTGGGGACCCAGTCCTCGTGGTTCCAGTCGGCGTCGAAGACCTCGACGATCTGCGCGACGTGTGCGGGGTCGGTGATGATCACGCCGTAGTCCCGCGTCGCCGTGAAGTACTTGAGGCACATGTTGAACGTCGCGACGAGCGCGACCTTCTCGTCGACCACCATCGACTTCTCGTGCGTGACGTAGAACTTCGGGTTGGCCCACCGCACGTCGATGCCCGCGGCGCAAAACCGTTCGTAGGTCTCGTCGTTCGCGCGGTCGCCCCCGGACCGCGCCGCGTTCAGCATGACGCGCACGTCCACGCCGGCCCGCCGGCGTTCCAGCACCGCGTCGATGAGGGTCTCGTCGGTGAACGTGAACTGCTTGATCAACAGCGACGTCCGGGCCGAGGCGATGAAGTCGACGACCGGACCGACACCGTCGTCCGGTTCGACGATCAGACGGGGGCCACTCGGCTGCACGAGAGTTGAAGCTAGCACTCAGCAGGACCCATTCGCTTTGCCAATGCGTAAATTTGCGAGGCCCGTGTCTCCCCCGGCCAGCACGCGCCTACCGCACCGCGCCGAGGGCATCAGGCAAGATGACCCCATGGAGATGGGAGCCAGCGGTACCGCGTCGCCCCGAGTGCTCGTGGTGGACGACGACCCCGACGTGCTCGCCTCACTCGAACGCGGGCTGCGGCTGTCCGGCTTCGACGTCACGACCGCGGTCGACGGCGCCGAGGCGTTGCGCAGCGCCACCGAGACCCGGCCCGACGCCATCGTGCTCGACATCAACATGCCCATCCTGGACGGCGTCTCCGTGGTGACCGCGCTGCGCGCCATGGACAACGACGTCCCCGTCTGCGTGCTGTCGGCCCGCAGCTCCGTCGACGACCGGGTCGCGGGCCTGGAGGCCGGCGCCGACGACTACCTCGTCAAGCCGTTCGTCTTGGCCGAGCTGGTGGCCAGGGTCAAGGCCCTGCTGCGCCGCCGCGGCGCCACCGCGACGTTCTCCTCGGAGACGATCTCCGTCGGCCCCCTAGAGGTCGACATTCCCGGCAGGCGCGCGCGCGTCAACGGCGCCGACGTCGACCTGACGAAGCGCGAATTCGACCTCCTGGCCGTCCTCGCCGAGCACAAGACCGCCGTGCTGTCGCGGGCCCAGCTGCTGGAGCTGGTGTGGGGCTACGACTTCGCCGCGGACACCAACGTCGTCGACGTGTTCATCGGGTACCTCCGCCGCAAGCTCGAAGCGGGCGGCGCCCCGCGGCTGCTGCACACGGTGCGGGGCGTGGGATTCGTGCTGAGGCAGCAGTGACGAGCGCTTGCGCGAGGAACCGGCGGCCAGTGACGAGCGCTTGCGCGAGGAACCGGCGGGGTTGAGCACATGGACTTCCTGTCACACGTGTTCCGGCGGACACCGTCGCTGCGGACGCGCGTGGCCTTCGCCACCGCCATCGCGGCCGCGATCGTGGTGGGCATCGTCGGCGCGATCGTGTGGATCGGCATCACCAACGACCGCAAGGAACGCCTGGACCGTCGGCTCGACGAGGCCGCGGGCTTCGCGATCCCCTTCCTGCCCCGCGGCCTCGACCAGATTCCCAAGTCCCCCAATGACCAGGACGCCGTCATCACGGTGCGACGCGCGGGCGGACAGGTCACGTCGAACTCGGACGTGACGTTGCCGGAGCTGCCCGCCGGCTACGCCGACACCACGATCGACGGCGTGCGCTACCGGGTGCGGACCGTGCAACTGGTCGGCCCGCAGGGTCCGATGACGGCGGCGGTCGGCGCCACGTACGACGCGACGATCGCCGACACCAACAACCTGCACCGCCGGGTGATCATGATCTGCTCGGGCGCGATCGGCGCTGCGGCGGTGGCGGGTTGGCTGCTGGCGGCCTTCGCAGTGCGGCCGCTGAAGCGGCTCGCGCAGCAGACCCGCGCGATCGACGTGGGCGGCGAGGCGCCCGACATCGACGTCCGTGGCGCGACCGAGGCGGTCGAGATCGCCGACGCGGTCAACGGCATGGTGCAGCGCATCTGGCAGGAGCAGGACCGCACCAAGGCCGCGCTGGTCTCCTCGCGTGACTTCGCGGCCGTGACGTCGCACGAACTGCGCACCCCGCTGACGGCGATGCGGACCAACCTCGAGGTGCTCGCCACCCTGGACCTCGCCGAGGATCAGCGCAAGGAAGTGCTCAACGACGTCATCCGCACGCAGACGCGCATCGAGTCGACGCTGTGGGCCATCGAAAGGCTGGCGCAGGGCGAACTCTCGACCTCCGATGACCACGTGCCCGTCGACATCACCGAACTCCTCGACCGCGCCGCCCATGACGCGATGCGCGTGTATCCCGACCTCGACGTGTCGCTGGTGCCGGCGCCCACCGTCATCCTGGTGGGCCTGCCCGCGGGGCTGCGGCTGTCGGTGGACAACGCCATCGCCAACGCCGTGAAGCACGGCGGCGCGCATCGAATCCAGTTGTCGGCGGTCAGTTCCCGGGCCGGTGTGGAGATCGCGATCGACGACGACGGTGTCGGCATTCCCGAGGAGGAGCGCAAGGTCGTCTTCGAACGGTTCTCCCGCGGTTCGACGGCCTCCCACTCCGGCTCCGGCCTCGGTCTGGCACTGGTGGCCCAGCAGGCCGAATTGCACGGTGGCAGTGCGTCTTT
This region includes:
- a CDS encoding TetR/AcrR family transcriptional regulator; the encoded protein is MGTKADRTRAVILTAARERFAESGYAGATIRAIAADANIDPSMVMRYFGSKDQLFAAAAEFDLRFPDLSDVEPSHLGRAIVEHFLDRWEEDDALVVLLRSATTNAEAAQRMTDIFAGQLLPAIAKIVPDDAARRAGLIGTQVLGMALCRFVLRLPPVVAMTRAELIDSLAPTLQRYALARD
- a CDS encoding FAD-dependent oxidoreductase, which produces MTDTDVLIVGAGPTGLTLAAALLLQGVSVTLVDRQAEGANTSRAAGVNARSLEVLDRIDVTRRLVKEGVEAPRFTIRDRAATLLTVDFSGLATDYPFTLLVPQSTTERLLLERVRELGGDVIRPKTLVTVAQDAARVTATFDDGDTVSARYLVGADGMHSTVRTQAGIGFTGGAYEHEFVLADARLRGDAPTDEVRLFWASEGLTVVAPLPDGAFRIVAPMDGAPEHPSADLVQRLLDDRGPGGLVVTDVVWSSRFRIHHRVADDYRAGRVLLAGDAAHVHSPAGGQGMNLGIQDAIALADALAAVLDGAPDTRLDDYAATRRPIAEQVVALTDRLTRLATIPRSLRPLRNALLGLVGRMPALTRALAARLSGLVYR
- a CDS encoding NAD(P)/FAD-dependent oxidoreductase, with amino-acid sequence MQTVEADYLVVGAGAMGMAFVDTVLTESDATIVIVDRNDQPGGHWLTAYPFVRLHQPSAYYGVNSRPLGADTIDANGWNAGFYELAGAGEICAYFDAVMRQQFLPSGRVTFYPMSEYLGDGRIRTLNGDEVVVNVRKRTVDATYLGVVVPSMRPPAYDVAPGVDCIPPNGLPKKPFRDQYVIVGAGKTAFDSCLWLLRHGISPDRVTWIRPRDSWLLDRAAIQPGMVFAERVISDFAAQMRAVLKATSTDDLFARLAGAGCLLRIDESVEPTMYRCAIVSELELAQLRRIEDVVRMGHVEAIEPGRIVLEQGSVETRPDALYVDCTGDGLGKRPPVDVFQAGHLVLQPVRTCQPAFSAAVIGHVEVTKTDDAERNAYCRPVPHPTVPLDWLTMTRTFHANQLHWFADAEMMAWLSGARLNVVSHLSSRTPTPADMIPLSERLSAVNEKIDALLGA
- a CDS encoding ABC transporter ATP-binding protein; translated protein: MSTTDWRGRAVTNDDDDLPIDESISRRREARVLLGGLLRPYAGLVALLTIVIVVENAARLSVPLLVQRGIDHGIPPIVDGGSARELLLIVAALCGVVVVQATSRMFFLRRSGRIGQEVLLTLRRRIFRHFQRLDVAFHDRYTSGRVVARSTNDVEAIQDMLETGFDGLITAILTLVGTAVLLVVLDLRLGLLCLCAFPILVLLVWWFRTQSARTYKKVRESAALVIVQFVETMTGIKAVQAYRRELRNQQIFTDVADDYKNINERAFKLLAVFMPSVRLVGNVATGGVVLYGGYRVLHGEMTLGTLTAFLLYLRIFFEPMQEISQFFNTFQSAAAALEKIAGVLAEAPGIQDPRHPVELPKVNGDIAFRHVEFGYVPDRPVLPGLDLHIPAGQTVALVGTTGAGKTTIAKLIARFYDPTSGSVTLDGVDLRELSQADLRKHVVMVTQENFMFVGSIADNIRFGRPDATDAEVRAAAEAVGADRFIGALVDGYDTDVAKRGGRLSAGQRQLIAFARAFLADPAVLILDEATSSLDIPSERLVQRALATVLADRTAVVIAHRLSTVEIADRVLVLEHGRVVEDGRPDELILGGGRYAALHRAWVDSLA